Proteins from a single region of Streptomyces vinaceus:
- a CDS encoding response regulator transcription factor, translating to MSPVRVLLADDEHLIRGALAALLALEDDLLVVAEAASGPEAIAMARAHRPDVAVLDLQMPGADGVSVATALRGELPGCRTMIVTSHGRPGHLKRALAAGVRAFAPKTVSAQRLAELIRTVHAGGRYVDPELAADAISAGDSPLTAREAEVLELAGDGAPIAEIAERASLSPGTVRNYLSSAATKLGAENRHTAVRLARERGWV from the coding sequence ATGAGCCCCGTACGCGTACTGCTGGCCGACGACGAGCACCTGATCCGCGGCGCGCTCGCCGCCCTCCTGGCCCTGGAGGACGATCTGCTCGTCGTCGCGGAGGCGGCCTCGGGCCCCGAGGCCATCGCGATGGCGCGGGCCCACCGGCCGGACGTGGCGGTGCTGGACCTGCAGATGCCGGGGGCGGACGGTGTGAGTGTCGCCACAGCCCTGCGGGGCGAACTCCCCGGCTGCCGCACCATGATCGTGACGAGTCACGGGCGGCCCGGGCACCTGAAACGGGCCCTGGCGGCGGGGGTGCGGGCCTTCGCGCCGAAGACGGTCTCGGCGCAGCGGCTGGCCGAGCTGATCCGCACCGTGCACGCCGGAGGGCGTTATGTGGACCCGGAGTTGGCGGCCGACGCGATCAGCGCGGGGGACTCTCCGCTGACCGCGCGCGAGGCCGAGGTACTGGAACTCGCGGGGGACGGGGCGCCGATCGCGGAGATCGCCGAGCGGGCCTCGCTCTCGCCGGGGACGGTACGGAACTACCTGTCGTCGGCGGCGACGAAGCTGGGCGCCGAGAACCGTCACACGGCAGTGCGTCTCGCACGCGAGCGAGGTTGGGTATAG
- a CDS encoding sensor histidine kinase encodes MSKLTGWWRNRSSAAKIELYTRWSFHLFVLLESLSVLFGLAPEGLGSVSAALLLPLCAQIALCGVLSSRALDWVLGHRERPVRLAAAVAVLTASLAVAVLVLRSAGALSHAGVAPALVVNTVAFASGSLTLALTRVRHMLCVAPAAGTSAAGVALAVGHPAAEAAGYGVGVFLTCGLLVLACGFSSWLLKTVYELDRARELQAQLAVAEERLRFGRDLHDVMGRNLAVIALKSELAVQLARRERPEAVDQMIEVQRIARESQREVRDVVRGYREADLTVELEGARGVLSAAGMDCRVEVQAGRELRPEVQSALGWVVREATTNVLRHGDARSCVIRLTAPDAGALTLVVENDGAPEVLAGPPGSGLAGLRERLAALDGTLEAGPVDGGRFRLLARIPDGRARGLEARA; translated from the coding sequence GTGTCGAAGCTGACGGGGTGGTGGAGGAACCGCAGCAGTGCGGCCAAGATCGAGCTCTACACCCGCTGGTCGTTCCACCTGTTCGTCCTCCTCGAATCCCTCTCGGTGCTCTTCGGCCTCGCCCCCGAGGGCCTCGGATCCGTCAGCGCCGCCCTGCTCCTGCCCCTGTGCGCGCAGATCGCGCTGTGCGGAGTGCTCTCCTCCAGGGCCTTGGACTGGGTGCTCGGCCACCGCGAGCGGCCCGTACGGCTGGCGGCTGCCGTCGCCGTGCTCACCGCCTCGCTGGCGGTCGCCGTACTGGTCCTGCGCTCGGCCGGCGCCCTCTCCCACGCGGGCGTCGCCCCCGCCCTCGTGGTCAACACGGTCGCGTTCGCATCGGGTTCGCTGACGCTGGCCCTGACACGGGTCCGGCACATGCTCTGCGTGGCCCCGGCCGCGGGCACCTCGGCGGCGGGCGTGGCCCTGGCGGTGGGGCACCCCGCCGCAGAGGCGGCCGGCTACGGGGTCGGCGTCTTCCTCACCTGCGGCCTGCTCGTCCTCGCCTGCGGCTTCTCCTCCTGGCTGCTGAAGACGGTGTACGAACTCGACCGGGCCCGGGAGCTCCAGGCCCAGCTCGCCGTCGCCGAGGAGCGGCTGCGCTTCGGGCGGGACCTGCACGACGTGATGGGGCGCAACCTGGCGGTGATCGCGCTCAAGAGCGAGCTGGCCGTCCAGCTGGCCCGTCGCGAACGCCCGGAGGCCGTGGACCAGATGATCGAGGTCCAGCGGATCGCCCGTGAGTCGCAGCGCGAGGTACGGGACGTCGTACGCGGCTACCGCGAGGCGGACCTCACCGTGGAGCTGGAGGGGGCCCGCGGGGTGCTCAGCGCGGCCGGGATGGACTGCCGCGTAGAGGTGCAGGCCGGCCGGGAGCTGCGGCCCGAAGTGCAGTCGGCGCTCGGCTGGGTGGTCCGGGAGGCGACCACCAACGTCCTGCGGCACGGGGACGCGCGCAGCTGTGTGATCAGGCTCACGGCGCCCGATGCGGGCGCGCTGACGCTGGTGGTGGAGAACGACGGGGCTCCCGAGGTCCTGGCCGGACCGCCAGGTTCCGGTCTCGCGGGCCTGCGGGAGCGGCTCGCGGCCCTGGACGGCACCTTGGAGGCCGGACCGGTCGACGGCGGCCGCTTCCGCCTGCTGGCCCGGATCCCGGACGGACGAGCGCGAGGACTGGAGGCACGGGCATGA
- a CDS encoding histone-like nucleoid-structuring protein Lsr2: MAQRVVVTISDDIDGGEAAETVTFGLDGKSYEIDLNLANAKKLRKSLAPFVAAGRRQARSGKTYKHTSLAPDPAVVRAWARSNDLDVPPRGRIPKRVYAAYNEAH; this comes from the coding sequence GTGGCGCAGCGCGTAGTAGTCACGATCTCCGACGACATCGACGGCGGGGAAGCGGCGGAAACGGTCACGTTCGGCCTGGACGGTAAGTCGTACGAGATCGACCTCAATCTGGCCAACGCAAAGAAACTGCGGAAGAGCCTCGCGCCCTTCGTGGCAGCCGGACGCCGGCAGGCCCGTTCCGGGAAGACGTACAAGCACACCTCCCTGGCCCCCGACCCGGCGGTCGTCCGCGCCTGGGCCCGGTCCAACGACCTCGACGTGCCGCCGCGCGGCCGCATCCCGAAGCGGGTGTACGCGGCGTACAACGAGGCCCACTGA
- the purS gene encoding phosphoribosylformylglycinamidine synthase subunit PurS, with protein MPVARVVVDVMLKPEILDPQGQAVQRALPRLGFEGIADVRQGKRFELEVEGPVDQAALDRIHKMAETFLANTVIEDFTVKVEA; from the coding sequence GTGCCAGTGGCACGCGTCGTAGTCGACGTCATGCTCAAGCCGGAGATCCTCGACCCCCAGGGCCAGGCGGTGCAGCGTGCACTGCCGCGCCTGGGCTTCGAGGGCATCGCCGACGTCCGCCAAGGGAAGCGCTTCGAACTGGAAGTGGAGGGACCGGTCGACCAGGCCGCCCTCGACCGCATCCACAAGATGGCCGAAACGTTCCTCGCCAACACCGTCATCGAAGACTTCACCGTGAAGGTCGAGGCCTGA
- the purQ gene encoding phosphoribosylformylglycinamidine synthase subunit PurQ, with product MTTRIGVVTFPGTLDDRDSLRAVRLAGAEPVSLWHRDKDLHQVDAVVLAGGFSYGDYLRAGAISRFSPVMETIIEQAKAGMPVLGICNGFQILTEAHLLPGAMLRNNHLHFICRDQKLRVENAETAWTGDYTAGQEISVPLKNVDGRYVADERVLDELEAEGRVAFRYVDVNPNGSLRDIAGITNAAGNVVGLMPHPEHAVEPLIGTGRTDGLPFFTSVLKKLVSA from the coding sequence GTGACCACTCGCATCGGAGTCGTCACGTTCCCCGGAACGCTCGACGACCGTGACTCGCTGCGCGCCGTCCGCCTCGCGGGGGCCGAGCCCGTCTCGCTGTGGCACCGCGACAAGGACCTGCACCAGGTCGACGCGGTCGTCCTCGCGGGCGGCTTCTCCTACGGGGACTACCTGCGCGCCGGAGCCATCTCCCGGTTCTCGCCGGTGATGGAGACCATCATCGAGCAGGCCAAGGCCGGCATGCCGGTCCTCGGCATCTGCAACGGCTTCCAGATCCTCACCGAGGCCCACCTGCTGCCGGGGGCGATGCTCCGGAACAACCACCTGCACTTCATCTGCCGCGACCAGAAGCTGCGGGTGGAGAACGCGGAGACCGCGTGGACCGGCGACTACACCGCCGGCCAGGAGATCTCCGTACCCCTCAAGAACGTGGACGGCCGGTACGTCGCCGACGAGCGCGTCCTCGACGAGCTCGAAGCCGAGGGCCGTGTGGCCTTCCGCTACGTCGACGTGAACCCGAACGGGTCGCTGCGCGACATCGCCGGCATCACCAACGCCGCGGGCAACGTGGTCGGCCTCATGCCGCACCCCGAGCACGCGGTCGAGCCGCTGATCGGGACGGGCCGCACCGACGGCCTCCCGTTCTTCACCTCGGTCCTGAAGAAGCTGGTCTCCGCATGA
- the purL gene encoding phosphoribosylformylglycinamidine synthase subunit PurL, whose amino-acid sequence MSLDTVKNATETPDASQPWKELGLKEDEYARIREILGRRPTGAELAMYSVMWSEHCSYKSSKVHLKQFGEKVPPNDAMLVGIGENAGVVDVGQGYAVTFKVESHNHPSYIEPYQGAATGVGGIVRDILAMGARPVAVVDPLRFGAADHPDTKRVLPGVVAGIGGYGNCLGLPNIGGEVVFDACYQGNPLVNAGCIGVMKHEDIHLAKASGPGNKVILYGARTGGDGIGGVSVLASETFDDTKPTKRPAVQVGDPFQEKLLIECTLEIFKEKLVAGIQDLGGAGLSCATSELASAGSGGMRVELDTVPLRDATLSPEEILMSESQERMCAIVEPQHVDRFMEICEKWDVIATVIGEVTDGERLEIFWHGEQIVDVPPGTVAHEGPVYHRPYARPEWQDALQADDAGKLPRPQTSEELRAQVLALVSSPNQASKSWVTDQYDRFVQGNTVLSQPEDAGMVRIDEESNLGVAMATDGNGRFAKLDPYTGAQLALAEAYRNVAATGAKPLAISDCLNFGSPEDPGVMWQFAEATRGLADGCFELGTPVTGGNVSLYNQTGDTAIHPTPVVAVLGVIDDVNRRTPMAFAEAGQLLYLLGDTAEEFGGSAWSQVVHDHLGGMPPKVDLGREKLLAEILISASRDGMVDAAHDLSDGGVIQALTESCLRGGNGARIVVPEGLDAFTFLFSESAGRAIVAVPRSEELRFTDMCGARGLPATRIGVVDGEEIEIQGEFTIPLAELRTAHEATIPALLA is encoded by the coding sequence ATGAGCCTCGACACCGTCAAGAACGCCACCGAGACCCCGGACGCCTCCCAGCCCTGGAAGGAACTCGGCCTCAAGGAGGACGAGTACGCCCGGATCCGGGAGATCCTCGGCCGCCGCCCCACCGGCGCCGAGCTCGCCATGTACTCGGTCATGTGGTCCGAGCACTGCTCGTACAAGAGCAGCAAGGTCCACCTGAAGCAGTTCGGCGAGAAGGTCCCGCCGAACGACGCCATGCTCGTCGGCATCGGCGAGAACGCGGGCGTCGTCGACGTCGGCCAGGGGTACGCGGTCACCTTCAAGGTCGAGTCGCACAACCACCCCAGCTACATCGAGCCCTACCAGGGCGCGGCCACCGGCGTCGGCGGCATCGTCCGCGACATCCTCGCCATGGGCGCCCGCCCGGTCGCGGTCGTCGACCCGCTGCGCTTCGGCGCGGCCGACCACCCCGACACCAAGCGCGTCCTGCCGGGCGTGGTCGCGGGCATCGGCGGCTACGGCAACTGCCTGGGCCTGCCGAACATCGGCGGCGAGGTCGTCTTCGACGCCTGCTACCAGGGCAACCCGCTGGTCAACGCCGGCTGCATCGGCGTGATGAAGCACGAGGACATCCACCTCGCCAAGGCCTCCGGCCCCGGCAACAAGGTCATCCTCTACGGCGCCCGCACGGGCGGCGACGGCATCGGCGGCGTCTCGGTCCTCGCGTCCGAGACCTTCGACGACACGAAGCCCACCAAGCGCCCCGCCGTCCAGGTCGGCGACCCCTTCCAGGAGAAGCTCCTCATCGAGTGCACCCTGGAGATCTTCAAGGAGAAGCTGGTCGCGGGGATCCAGGACCTCGGCGGCGCCGGGCTCTCCTGCGCCACCTCCGAGCTGGCCTCCGCCGGCTCCGGCGGCATGCGCGTCGAGCTCGACACCGTCCCGCTGCGCGACGCGACGCTCTCGCCCGAGGAAATCCTCATGAGCGAGTCGCAGGAGCGCATGTGCGCGATCGTCGAGCCGCAGCACGTCGACCGCTTCATGGAGATCTGCGAGAAGTGGGACGTCATCGCCACCGTCATCGGTGAGGTGACCGACGGCGAGCGCCTGGAGATCTTCTGGCACGGCGAGCAGATCGTGGACGTGCCGCCGGGCACCGTCGCCCACGAGGGCCCGGTCTACCACCGCCCGTACGCGCGCCCCGAGTGGCAGGACGCCCTCCAGGCCGACGACGCGGGCAAGCTGCCCCGCCCGCAGACCTCCGAGGAGCTCCGCGCGCAGGTCCTGGCGCTGGTCTCGTCCCCGAACCAGGCCTCGAAGTCCTGGGTCACGGACCAGTACGACCGCTTCGTCCAGGGCAACACGGTGCTCTCGCAGCCCGAGGACGCGGGCATGGTCCGCATCGACGAGGAGTCCAACCTCGGCGTGGCCATGGCCACCGACGGCAACGGCCGCTTCGCGAAGCTCGACCCGTACACGGGCGCGCAGCTCGCGCTGGCGGAGGCGTACCGCAACGTCGCCGCGACCGGCGCCAAGCCGCTCGCCATCTCCGACTGCCTCAACTTCGGCTCCCCCGAGGACCCGGGCGTCATGTGGCAGTTCGCCGAGGCCACCCGCGGCCTCGCGGACGGCTGCTTCGAGCTGGGCACCCCGGTGACCGGCGGCAACGTCTCGCTGTACAACCAGACCGGTGACACCGCGATCCACCCGACCCCGGTCGTGGCGGTCCTCGGTGTGATCGACGACGTCAACCGCCGTACGCCGATGGCGTTCGCGGAGGCTGGCCAGCTGCTGTACCTGCTGGGCGACACGGCCGAGGAGTTCGGCGGCTCGGCGTGGTCGCAGGTCGTCCACGACCACCTCGGCGGCATGCCGCCCAAGGTGGACCTGGGCCGCGAGAAGCTGCTCGCCGAGATCCTGATCTCGGCGTCCCGCGACGGCATGGTCGACGCGGCGCACGACCTCTCCGACGGCGGCGTGATCCAGGCGCTCACCGAGTCCTGCCTGCGCGGCGGCAACGGTGCGCGGATCGTGGTGCCCGAGGGTCTGGACGCGTTCACCTTCCTGTTCTCCGAGTCGGCGGGCCGGGCCATCGTGGCCGTCCCGCGCAGCGAGGAGCTCCGCTTCACCGACATGTGCGGTGCGCGGGGCCTGCCCGCCACGCGCATCGGCGTGGTGGACGGCGAGGAGATCGAGATCCAGGGCGAGTTCACGATTCCGCTCGCGGAGCTGCGTACCGCGCACGAGGCGACGATCCCGGCGCTCCTCGCCTGA
- a CDS encoding maleylpyruvate isomerase family mycothiol-dependent enzyme, with protein sequence MPPAKKRARTYDAAKIRAAVITQFGHVADAVGELGEEQLARPSGVGGWSVAELAAHIAWIADSLAAGLARPPAAVPELTAVEWPFATASLAGKISEAAKETLEGAPLPELYERAGARMGEELAENPGSRVLDLWVGDMTLADFLVTRAVELVVHTDDLNRAAGLDIPIERQALAACTRLLADALALKAPGGSVEVRIPPFAVVQCIEGPRHTRGTPPNVVETDPLTWIRLATGRTDWASALEEAQVRASGERADLSGLLPVMS encoded by the coding sequence ATGCCACCCGCCAAGAAGAGGGCGCGTACCTACGACGCCGCGAAGATCCGGGCCGCCGTCATCACGCAGTTCGGGCATGTCGCCGACGCGGTAGGGGAGTTGGGCGAGGAGCAGCTGGCGCGGCCCAGCGGGGTCGGCGGGTGGAGCGTCGCCGAGCTCGCCGCGCACATCGCGTGGATCGCGGATTCGCTGGCCGCCGGGCTGGCCCGGCCCCCGGCCGCCGTGCCGGAGCTGACGGCCGTCGAATGGCCCTTCGCCACGGCCTCGCTCGCCGGGAAGATCTCCGAGGCGGCCAAGGAGACCCTGGAGGGCGCTCCGCTGCCCGAGCTGTACGAGCGCGCCGGCGCCCGCATGGGCGAGGAACTGGCCGAGAACCCGGGCAGCCGCGTGCTGGACCTGTGGGTCGGGGACATGACCCTGGCGGACTTCCTGGTCACCCGCGCCGTGGAACTCGTGGTGCACACGGACGACCTCAACCGGGCGGCGGGCCTGGACATCCCGATCGAGCGGCAGGCCCTGGCCGCCTGCACGCGGCTGCTCGCGGACGCCCTCGCGCTGAAGGCCCCGGGCGGCTCGGTGGAGGTACGGATCCCGCCGTTCGCGGTGGTCCAGTGCATCGAGGGGCCCCGGCACACCCGCGGCACCCCGCCGAACGTGGTGGAGACGGACCCGCTGACCTGGATCCGGCTGGCCACCGGGCGTACGGACTGGGCCTCGGCGCTGGAGGAGGCGCAGGTCAGGGCCAGTGGCGAGCGGGCCGACCTGTCCGGGCTGCTCCCGGTCATGAG